In Oryza sativa Japonica Group chromosome 3, ASM3414082v1, one DNA window encodes the following:
- the LOC4333990 gene encoding growth-regulating factor 6 — translation MDLGGGVGVVMAAVDGGGGGELGGGGLLGSRLMKHGRGNAGDQEHEWRPPAKQARGGDASSAAAAVAAAAAVSEAVKVAAPFLLGASCSPGHGGEQMLSFSSSASSCSSGGGGAAVAAAAAAGGAMPLYYGTPASCSGLSSVSLSSSMQGAMARVRGPFTPSQWIELEHQALIYKYLAANSPVPHSLLIPIRRSLTSPYSPAYFGSSTLGWGSFQLGYSGSADPEPGRCRRTDGKKWRCSRDAVADQKYCERHMNRGRHRSRKHVEGQPGHAAKAMPAAVAAAAASATQPSAPAAHSGGAVAGLAINHQHQQMKNYAANTANPCSLQYSRDLANKHNESEQVQDSDSLSMLTSISTRNTGSLFPFSKQHNPFEVSNSRPDFGLVSPDSLMSSPHSSLENVNLLTSQSLNEQQSSVSLQHFVDWPRTPAQGALAWPDAEDMQAQRSQLSISAPMASSDLSSASTSPIHEKLMLSPLKLSREYSPIGLGFAANRDEVNQGEANWMPMFRDSLMGGPLGEVLTKNNNMEARNCLSESLNLLNDGWDSSSGFDSSPVGVLQKTTFGSVSSSTGSSPRLENHSVYDGNSNLRDDLGSVVVNHPSIRLV, via the exons ATGGACCTGGGTGGCGGGGTGGgggtggtgatggcggcggtggacgggggtggcggcggggagctcGGTGGGGGAGGGTTGCTCGGATCTAGGCTGATGAAGCACGGGAGGGGCAATGCGGGGGACCAGGAGCACGAATGGAGGCCGCCGGCGAAGCAGGCGAGGGGCGGGGACgcgtcctccgccgcggccgccgtggcggccgcggcggcggtgtccgAGGCGGTCAAGGTGGCGGCGCCGTTCCTGCTCGGGGCGTCATGTAGCCCCGGCCATGGCGGGGAGCAGATGCTCAGCTTCTCGTCCTCCGCCTCGTCGTgctcctccggcggcggtggcgccgccgtggccgctgcggcggcggctggcggggcGATGCCGCTGTACTATGGCACGCCTGCTTCTTGCTCAG GATTGAGCTCAGTGAGCTTGAGCAGCAGCATGCAGGGTGCAATGGCCAGGGTGAGGGGTCCCTTCACGCCGTCTCAGTGGATCGAGCTGGAGCACCAGGCGCTGATATACAAGTACTTGGCTGCGAATAGCCCTGTACCACACAGCCTCCTCATCCCCATCAGGAGGAGCCTCACATCGCCCTACTCACCTGCCTACTTTGGCTCAAGCACAT TGGGATGGGGATCTTTCCAGCTGGGCTACTCCGGCAGCGCGGATCCGGAGCCCGGCCGGTGCCGCCGGACGGACGGCAAGAAATGGCGGTGCTCGAGGGATGCGGTCGCCGACCAGAAGTACTGTGAGCGACACATGAACCGGGGACGCCACCGTTCAAGAAAGCATGTGGAAGGCCAGCCTGGCCATGCCGCGAAAGCGATGCccgcggcggtggcagcagccGCTGCCTCTGCTACCCAGCCTAGTGCTCCGGCCGCCCACAGTGGCGGAGCTGTTGCTGGCCTCGCTATCAACCATCAGCACCAGCAAATGAAGAACTACGCTGCCAACACTGCCAATCCTTGCTCTCTGCAATATAGCAG GGATCTGGCAAACAAGCATAATGAGAGTGAACAAGTGCAAGACTCAGACAGTCTCTCGATGCTGACTTCCATTAGCACGAGAAATACGGGCAGCCTGTTTCCGTTCTCAAAACAACATAATCCTTTTGAAGTGTCCAACTCAAGGCCAGATTTTGGCCTAGTATCACCTGATTCACTGATGAGTTCTCCTCATAGCTCCTTGGAGAACGTCAATTTGCTCACTTCGCAGAGTCTGAATGAACAACAGAGTTCAGTTTCCCTTCAACACTTTGTGGACTGGCCAAGGACACCTGCACAAGGAGCTCTCGCATGGCCTGATGCTGAAGACATGCAAGCTCAGAGAAGCCAGCTCTCAATATCTGCTCCAATGGCGTCTTCTGACCTGTCATCAGCCTCAACATCTCCCATCCATGAGAAGCTGATGTTGTCACCACTTAAACTGAGCCGTGAATATAGTCCTATTGGTCTCGGTTTTGCAGCAAATAGAGATGAGGTTAACCAGGGAGAAGCAAACTGGATGCCTATGTTCCGTGATTCTTTGATGGGCGGACCATTGGGAGAGGTTTTAACCAAGAATAACAACATGGAAGCAAGGAATTGCCTATCGGAGTCTCTGAATCTTTTAAATGATGGCTGGGATTCAAGCTCAGGGTTTGATTCATCCCCAGTTGGTGTTCTGCAGAAGACCACCTTTGGATCAGTATCCAGTAGCACCGGAAGCAGTCCTAGACTGGAGAATCATAGTGTTTATGATGGCAACAGTAACCTGCGGGATGATCTCGGTTCAGTTGTTGTAAATCATCCGAGCATCCGCCTGGTGTGA
- the LOC4333991 gene encoding uncharacterized LOC4333991 — MSRRSGVATSRRTRRAAEQEVQPPPLFAANPIFLCEDDGSAGRLIKPGGGVRGYGPGSLHALVRGRGRGRDVAADDDDDDGGNKMLPLPLPPCRAHREGRGGTRVPTAWHVGPTIVVGPHGAVVRIRAPPPPQQHDPFLAAYVACTKGRAGAGNKKKKKKAKAAARGGCGMWNGWASGARYARVMSCRHGGAVTVLQGATPLPAVAGYAESPAHPTLDLSRLPAVLPGRRRVHN; from the coding sequence ATGAGCCGGAGGAGCGGCGTGGCGACGAGCCGCCGGACCAGGCGGGCCGCCGAGCAGGaggtgcagccgccgccgctgtttgcCGCGAACCCGATCTTCCTGTGCGAGGACGACGGCTCGGCGGGGCGGCTGATCAAACCGGGCGGCGGCGTACGCGGCTACGGGCCGGGCTCGCTGCACGCGCTCGTGcgaggccgcggccgcggccgcgacgtggcggcggacgacgacgacgacgacggtggcaaCAAGATGCTGCCGTTGCCGCTGCCACCGTGCAGGGCCCACCGCGAGGGGCGTGGTGGGACCCGGGTTCCCACGGCGTGGCACGTTGGGCCCACGATCGTGGTGGGCCCGCATGGCGCGGTGGTGAGGatccgtgcgccgccgccgcctcagcaGCATGACCCGTTCCTGGCCGCCTACGTGGCGTGCACCAagggccgcgccggcgccggcaacaagaagaagaagaagaaagccaaggcggccgcgcgcggcgggTGCGGCATGTGGAACGGGTGGGCGTCGGGCGCGAGGTACGCACGGGTGATGTCGTGCAGGCACGGCGGTGCCGTAACCGTGCTGCAGGGCGCCACTCctcttcccgccgtcgccggctatGCCGAGTCGCCGGCGCACCCCACGCTGGACCTGTCCCGCCTGCCGGCGGTGCTGCCGGGGAGGAGACGGGTGCACAACTGA